The proteins below are encoded in one region of Thermosipho affectus:
- the pepV gene encoding dipeptidase PepV, whose protein sequence is MNIGIERKIDELVDKYFDKILESLKKIIKIKSVMETKKDNMPFGKGPARALSETLKICKELGFETLNVDNYAGHVTYGSTGKLYGVLCHLDVVPEGDIKKWESDPYELTIKDGKMYGRGVSDDKGPSIGALYALKIVSEIVERPKNTIRIIFGTNEENGSKCLKYYFQKEPYPYAAVTPDGAFPLIFAEKGNATYELSISLNTDYHTKLLKLEAGTAVNVVPEICKAVIETEKVKEIEYILQNHKSKCGFEYKINENKIEIKFIGKSAHGSTPELGINAATCMLELLTRIDFGPVNQIIETLYEKLGKDINGRGLDIYGEDKVSGKLTCNLGILKLQDNLLRAFINIRYPIFFNVDMITRQINEAMKGFEIERRSHSTPLYVSRDSELVKLLLKVYRDVTKDESAPVAIGGGTYARAVPYGVAFGATFPGENTKMHQPNENWSLDSFKKFVRIYARLMYRWLTE, encoded by the coding sequence ATGAATATTGGAATTGAAAGGAAAATTGATGAATTAGTTGACAAGTATTTTGATAAAATTCTTGAATCATTAAAGAAAATAATAAAAATAAAATCAGTTATGGAAACAAAAAAAGATAACATGCCATTTGGGAAAGGTCCAGCTAGAGCGCTTTCTGAAACACTCAAAATTTGTAAAGAACTTGGTTTTGAAACTCTGAATGTAGATAATTATGCTGGTCATGTGACATATGGAAGTACAGGAAAATTATATGGAGTATTGTGTCATTTAGATGTTGTACCAGAAGGGGATATAAAAAAATGGGAATCTGATCCGTATGAATTGACGATAAAAGATGGAAAAATGTATGGAAGAGGTGTTTCAGATGATAAAGGGCCAAGTATAGGTGCTTTATATGCATTAAAAATAGTATCTGAAATTGTTGAAAGACCTAAAAATACAATAAGGATAATTTTTGGGACTAATGAAGAAAATGGTTCAAAATGTTTAAAATATTATTTTCAAAAAGAACCATATCCATATGCTGCAGTTACTCCAGATGGTGCCTTTCCACTTATATTTGCAGAAAAAGGAAATGCAACATATGAACTTTCAATTTCTTTAAATACAGATTATCATACAAAATTATTAAAACTTGAAGCAGGAACCGCCGTTAATGTAGTTCCAGAAATTTGTAAAGCTGTAATTGAAACTGAAAAGGTAAAGGAAATAGAATATATATTGCAAAATCATAAAAGTAAATGTGGATTTGAATACAAAATAAACGAGAACAAAATCGAAATCAAATTTATTGGAAAATCAGCCCATGGTTCTACGCCAGAGCTTGGAATAAATGCAGCAACATGTATGTTAGAGTTACTTACGAGAATTGACTTTGGCCCTGTTAATCAGATCATTGAAACCTTATATGAAAAACTTGGTAAAGATATAAATGGAAGAGGATTGGATATCTATGGTGAAGATAAAGTAAGTGGAAAATTAACATGCAATCTTGGAATTTTAAAACTTCAAGATAATTTATTAAGGGCATTTATAAACATTAGATATCCAATATTTTTTAATGTAGATATGATTACAAGACAGATAAATGAAGCAATGAAGGGGTTTGAAATTGAAAGAAGAAGTCATAGTACTCCTTTATACGTTTCAAGAGATAGCGAACTTGTCAAATTACTATTGAAAGTATATAGAGATGTTACAAAAGATGAAAGTGCACCAGTAGCAATTGGAGGAGGAACATATGCACGAGCGGTACCATATGGTGTGGCATTTGGAGCAACTTTTCCCGGGGAAAATACTAAAATGCATCAACCAAATGAGAATTGGTCCCTTGATTCTTTCAAAAAATTTGTAAGAATATATGCTAGATTGATGTATAGGTGGTTAACAGAGTGA